The Achromobacter pestifer genome includes a region encoding these proteins:
- a CDS encoding substrate-binding domain-containing protein, whose product MKRVLLAALAGLCMNSAIAAKDFVVAHVYDKTGPLEAYAKQTQNGLMLGLEYATQGTMTVAGRKIRVIEKDNQGKPDVARAQLASAYADDNADIAVGPTSSGVALAMLPIAEEYEKILLVEPAVADSITGDKWNKYIFRTGRNSSQDAIANAVAFDQAGTSIAMLAQDYAFGRDGVKAFKGALKNAKIVHEEYLPANATDFTAGAQRLFDALKDKPGRKIIFILWAGAGNPFKIADLDPKRFGIEIATGGNTLAAMTPLKSLAGMEGATYYYYGIPKNPINDWLVAEHQKRYGQPPDFFTAGGMASGIAIATALAKTNGNSDTDTLIKAMEGMSFDTPKGKMTFRPEDHQAMQSMYHFRIKNDPSVPWAVQDLVKEITSDQMSVPIQNKR is encoded by the coding sequence ATGAAACGCGTCCTGCTCGCCGCGCTCGCCGGCCTCTGCATGAATTCCGCCATAGCGGCCAAAGACTTCGTCGTGGCCCACGTCTACGACAAGACCGGCCCCCTGGAGGCCTATGCCAAGCAAACCCAGAACGGCCTGATGCTAGGGCTGGAATATGCGACGCAAGGCACCATGACGGTCGCCGGCCGCAAGATCCGCGTCATTGAAAAGGACAACCAGGGCAAGCCTGACGTGGCGCGCGCCCAGCTGGCCTCGGCCTATGCGGACGACAACGCCGACATCGCGGTCGGCCCCACCTCGTCCGGCGTCGCGTTGGCCATGCTGCCCATCGCCGAGGAATACGAGAAGATCCTGCTGGTCGAGCCTGCCGTGGCGGATTCGATCACCGGCGACAAGTGGAACAAGTACATCTTCCGCACCGGCCGCAACTCGTCGCAGGACGCCATCGCCAACGCGGTCGCCTTCGACCAGGCCGGCACCTCGATCGCGATGCTGGCGCAGGACTACGCCTTCGGCCGCGACGGCGTGAAGGCGTTCAAGGGTGCCTTGAAGAACGCCAAGATCGTGCACGAGGAATACCTGCCCGCCAACGCCACCGACTTCACCGCCGGCGCGCAGCGCCTGTTCGATGCGCTGAAGGACAAGCCGGGCCGCAAGATCATCTTCATCCTGTGGGCCGGCGCGGGCAATCCGTTCAAGATCGCCGATCTGGACCCCAAGCGCTTCGGCATCGAGATCGCCACCGGCGGCAACACGCTGGCCGCCATGACGCCGCTGAAATCGCTGGCGGGCATGGAAGGCGCCACCTATTACTACTACGGCATCCCCAAGAATCCGATCAATGACTGGTTGGTGGCGGAGCACCAGAAGCGCTACGGCCAGCCGCCGGACTTTTTCACCGCGGGCGGCATGGCCTCCGGAATCGCGATCGCCACCGCGCTAGCCAAGACCAACGGCAATTCCGACACCGACACGCTGATCAAGGCCATGGAAGGCATGAGCTTCGATACGCCCAAGGGCAAGATGACCTTCCGCCCCGAGGACCACCAGGCCATGCAGTCCATGTACCACTTCCGCATCAAGAACGATCCGTCGGTGCCTTGGGCCGTGCAGGACCTGGTCAAGGAAATCACGTCGGACCAGATGTCGGTGCCGATCCAGAACAAACGCTGA
- a CDS encoding ABC transporter ATP-binding protein — protein sequence MTQALLELKDVHTHIGAYHILHGVDLAVAPAAVTMLLGRNGAGKTTTLRTIMGLWRASQGQVNFDGAPIGGPGTRTSPPDMARMGMAYVPENMGIFADLSVQENILLAARQARNASQLDTARLEWIFGFFPALKKFWLHPAGKLSGGQKQMLAVARAIIEPRRLLLVDEPSKGLAPAIIQNMIDAFIELKQASTTILLVEQNFNFARLVGDHVAVMDNGRVVHAGGMAELATDDELQTRLLGLSLGSHQ from the coding sequence ATGACGCAAGCGCTGCTGGAATTGAAGGACGTGCACACGCACATCGGCGCGTACCACATCCTGCACGGCGTGGACCTGGCGGTCGCGCCGGCGGCCGTGACCATGCTGCTGGGCCGCAACGGCGCCGGCAAGACCACCACGCTGCGCACCATCATGGGATTGTGGCGCGCCTCGCAAGGCCAGGTGAACTTCGACGGCGCGCCCATCGGCGGTCCCGGCACGCGCACCTCGCCGCCCGACATGGCGCGCATGGGCATGGCCTACGTGCCCGAGAACATGGGCATCTTCGCCGACCTGTCCGTGCAGGAAAACATCCTGCTGGCGGCACGCCAGGCCAGAAACGCCAGCCAGCTGGACACGGCGCGGCTGGAATGGATCTTCGGTTTCTTTCCGGCGCTGAAGAAGTTCTGGCTGCATCCCGCCGGCAAGCTGTCGGGCGGACAAAAGCAGATGCTGGCCGTGGCGCGCGCCATCATCGAGCCGCGCCGCCTGCTGTTGGTGGACGAGCCCAGCAAGGGCCTGGCGCCGGCCATCATCCAGAACATGATCGACGCCTTCATCGAACTGAAGCAGGCGTCCACCACCATCCTGCTGGTCGAGCAGAACTTCAACTTCGCGCGCCTCGTGGGCGATCACGTCGCCGTGATGGACAACGGCCGCGTCGTCCACGCCGGCGGCATGGCCGAACTGGCCACGGACGACGAACTACAGACGCGCCTGCTGGGCCTGTCGCTGGGAAGCCACCAATGA
- a CDS encoding NAD-dependent succinate-semialdehyde dehydrogenase, which produces MYEQLALYIDGEFVAGEGRRTQDVINPATLEVLGQLPHATEADLDRALAAAQRAFESWKKSSPMDRSAILRKVATLSRERAQEIGRNMTLDQGKPLAEAVGEVTSCAEHADWHAEECRRIYGRVVPSRNPDVRQFVVREPIGVCAAFTPWNFPYNQAIRKIAAALGAGCTVVLKGPEDSPSAVMAIARMFHDAGLPKGCLNIVWGEPAKISDYLIRSPIVRKVSFTGSVPVGKQLAALAGAHMKRVTMELGGHSPVLVFDDADIDRAATMLAKFKVRNAGQVCVSPTRFYVQNGAYEQFLARFSEVLKNIKVGDGLEAGTDMGPLAHERRVPAMSAFIDDAKKHGGKVVVGGGPLDRKGFFFAPTVVTDVPDNSMLMTEEPFGPVAPVVRFTDTDEVLRRANSLPFGLSSYVFTNSLQTATKVSNGLEAGMVNINHFGSALAETPFGGIKDSGIGSEGGLETFDGYLVTKFITHI; this is translated from the coding sequence ATGTATGAACAGTTGGCGCTGTATATCGACGGCGAATTCGTCGCCGGAGAGGGCAGGCGCACCCAGGACGTCATCAACCCGGCCACGCTGGAAGTTCTCGGCCAGCTGCCCCACGCCACCGAAGCGGATCTGGATCGCGCGCTAGCCGCCGCCCAGCGCGCCTTCGAGTCGTGGAAGAAATCCTCTCCCATGGACCGCTCGGCCATCCTGCGCAAGGTCGCGACGCTGTCGCGTGAACGCGCCCAGGAAATCGGCCGCAACATGACGCTGGACCAGGGCAAGCCGCTGGCCGAAGCCGTGGGCGAAGTCACCTCCTGCGCCGAGCACGCCGACTGGCACGCCGAGGAATGCCGCCGCATCTACGGCCGCGTGGTCCCGTCGCGCAATCCTGATGTGCGCCAATTCGTGGTGCGCGAGCCCATCGGCGTCTGCGCCGCGTTCACGCCCTGGAACTTCCCGTACAACCAGGCCATCCGCAAGATCGCCGCCGCCCTCGGCGCCGGCTGCACGGTGGTGCTGAAGGGGCCCGAGGATTCGCCCAGCGCGGTGATGGCAATCGCCCGCATGTTCCACGACGCCGGCCTGCCCAAGGGTTGCCTGAACATCGTCTGGGGCGAGCCCGCCAAGATCTCGGACTACCTGATCCGTTCGCCCATCGTGCGCAAGGTGTCGTTCACCGGCTCCGTGCCGGTGGGCAAGCAGTTGGCCGCGCTGGCCGGCGCCCACATGAAGCGCGTCACCATGGAACTGGGCGGCCACTCGCCCGTGCTGGTGTTCGACGACGCCGACATTGACCGCGCCGCCACCATGCTGGCCAAGTTCAAGGTGCGCAACGCGGGCCAGGTCTGCGTATCGCCCACCCGCTTCTACGTCCAGAACGGCGCCTATGAGCAGTTCCTCGCGCGCTTCTCGGAAGTGCTGAAGAACATCAAGGTCGGCGACGGCCTGGAAGCCGGCACCGACATGGGCCCGCTGGCGCACGAACGCCGCGTCCCCGCCATGAGCGCCTTCATCGACGACGCCAAGAAGCATGGCGGCAAGGTCGTGGTCGGCGGCGGCCCGCTGGACCGCAAGGGCTTCTTCTTCGCCCCCACGGTCGTGACCGATGTGCCCGACAACTCCATGCTGATGACCGAAGAGCCCTTCGGCCCGGTTGCGCCGGTGGTCCGCTTCACGGATACCGATGAAGTGCTGCGCCGCGCCAACAGCCTGCCCTTCGGCCTGTCGTCCTACGTGTTCACGAACTCGCTGCAGACGGCCACCAAGGTCTCCAACGGCCTGGAAGCCGGCATGGTCAACATCAACCATTTCGGCAGCGCCCTGGCCGAGACGCCCTTCGGCGGCATCAAGGACAGCGGCATCGGCAGCGAAGGCGGCCTGGAAACGTTCGACGGCTACCTGGTCACGAAGTTCATCACGCACATCTGA
- the rplE gene encoding 50S ribosomal protein L5, with amino-acid sequence MSRLQDLYKSKVAADLQAQFGYKSTMEVPRITKITLNMGVSEAVSDKKVIEHAVGDLTKIAGQKPVVTKTKKAIAGFKIRENYPIGCMVTLRGQRMYEFLDRLVAVALPRVRDFRGISGRAFDGRGNYNIGVKEQIIFPEIEYDKIDALRGLNISITTSAKTDEEAKALLTAFSFPFRN; translated from the coding sequence ATGTCTCGTTTGCAAGATCTCTACAAGAGCAAGGTCGCTGCCGACCTGCAAGCCCAGTTTGGCTACAAGAGCACGATGGAAGTGCCGCGCATCACCAAGATCACCCTGAACATGGGTGTGTCGGAAGCGGTGTCGGACAAGAAAGTCATCGAGCACGCTGTTGGCGACCTGACCAAGATCGCCGGCCAGAAGCCCGTCGTGACCAAGACCAAGAAGGCTATCGCCGGGTTCAAGATCCGCGAAAACTACCCGATCGGTTGCATGGTCACGCTGCGCGGTCAACGCATGTACGAATTCCTGGATCGCCTGGTGGCGGTTGCGCTGCCTCGCGTGCGCGACTTCCGCGGTATCTCGGGTCGTGCGTTCGACGGCCGTGGCAACTACAACATCGGGGTGAAAGAGCAGATCATTTTCCCCGAAATCGAGTACGACAAGATCGACGCGCTGCGTGGGCTGAACATCAGCATCACCACCTCCGCGAAGACCGACGAAGAAGCCAAGGCGCTGTTGACGGCCTTCAGCTTCCCGTTCCGTAACTAA
- a CDS encoding ABC transporter ATP-binding protein, with translation MLETQSLTIRFGGHVAVNEVSCSYAPGTLTAIVGPNGAGKTTYFNLISGQLRASAGTVRLNGRDLTSLAAPARMHAGLGRAFQLTQLFPRLSVHENVRLALQSRQQGMGWRQIRFWRTWSDDRGLIERADALLERTRLSARRDQSAADLPHGDQRKLEIAMLIALEPQVFMFDEPTAGMSVDDVPVVLELIREIKNNPTKTILLVEHKMDVVRELADRIVVLHNGQLMADGDPAAVIASPIVQQAYLGVSPAEKAA, from the coding sequence ATGCTGGAAACCCAATCGCTCACGATCCGTTTCGGCGGACACGTGGCTGTCAACGAGGTCAGCTGCAGCTATGCGCCTGGCACCCTGACCGCCATAGTCGGCCCGAACGGCGCGGGCAAGACCACCTACTTCAACCTGATCTCCGGCCAGCTGCGCGCCAGCGCCGGCACGGTGCGCCTGAACGGGCGCGACCTGACCTCGCTGGCCGCGCCCGCGCGCATGCATGCGGGGCTGGGCCGCGCCTTCCAGCTGACGCAGCTGTTCCCGCGCCTGAGCGTGCATGAGAACGTGCGCCTGGCCCTGCAGTCGCGTCAGCAAGGCATGGGCTGGCGCCAGATCCGTTTCTGGCGCACCTGGAGCGACGACCGCGGCCTGATCGAACGCGCCGACGCGCTGCTGGAACGCACCCGCCTGTCCGCGCGCCGCGACCAGTCCGCCGCCGACTTGCCGCACGGCGACCAGCGCAAGCTGGAGATCGCCATGCTGATCGCGCTGGAGCCGCAGGTATTCATGTTCGACGAGCCGACCGCAGGCATGAGCGTGGACGACGTGCCTGTCGTGCTGGAGCTGATCCGCGAGATCAAGAACAATCCGACGAAAACAATCCTGCTGGTGGAGCACAAGATGGACGTGGTGCGCGAACTGGCGGACCGCATTGTGGTGCTGCACAACGGCCAGCTGATGGCCGACGGCGACCCGGCGGCGGTGATCGCCTCGCCCATCGTGCAGCAGGCCTATCTGGGCGTCAGCCCGGCGGAGAAGGCGGCATGA
- a CDS encoding branched-chain amino acid ABC transporter permease: MSTLEIDTPLPRVRADLRPVLLVLALAALALPLVGSFSTWVTLTLAGLAMGMIIFIVASGMTLVFGLMDVLNFGHGLFIAIGAYMAATVLGSMADWTQSGSLWINLGAVLPAMIVGMLVAGAVGLAFERVIVRPVYGQHLKQILITMGGMIIGEEIIKMLWGPQTISLPLPEALRGAFLLGDAAIEKFRIVALLTGLLVLGGMLWLLNRTKLGLLIRAGVEDREMVESLGYRIRHLFVGVFVAGSMLAGLGGVLWGMYQQSVVPQLGAQVNVLIFIVIMIGGLGSTVGCLIGALLVGLMANYTGFLLPKAALFSNIALMVAILLWRPQGVYPVTNR, from the coding sequence ATGAGCACGCTCGAAATCGATACCCCGCTGCCGCGCGTGCGCGCGGACCTGCGCCCCGTCCTGCTGGTGCTGGCCCTGGCCGCGCTGGCCCTGCCCCTGGTGGGTTCCTTCTCTACCTGGGTCACCCTGACCCTGGCGGGGCTGGCCATGGGCATGATCATCTTCATCGTGGCCTCCGGCATGACCTTGGTGTTCGGCCTGATGGACGTGCTGAACTTCGGCCACGGCCTGTTCATCGCCATCGGCGCATACATGGCCGCGACCGTGCTGGGTTCGATGGCCGACTGGACCCAGTCCGGCAGCCTGTGGATCAACCTGGGCGCGGTGTTGCCGGCCATGATCGTCGGCATGCTGGTCGCAGGCGCCGTGGGCCTGGCGTTCGAACGCGTCATCGTGCGCCCCGTCTATGGCCAGCATCTGAAGCAGATCCTCATCACCATGGGCGGCATGATCATCGGCGAAGAGATCATCAAGATGCTGTGGGGTCCGCAGACGATTTCCCTGCCGCTGCCCGAGGCGCTGCGCGGCGCGTTCCTGCTGGGCGATGCCGCCATCGAGAAATTCCGCATCGTCGCCCTGTTGACGGGTCTGCTGGTGCTGGGCGGCATGCTGTGGCTGCTCAACCGCACCAAGCTGGGGCTCCTGATCCGCGCCGGCGTCGAGGACCGCGAAATGGTGGAAAGCCTGGGCTACCGCATCCGCCATCTGTTCGTGGGCGTGTTCGTCGCCGGCTCCATGCTGGCGGGCCTGGGCGGCGTGCTGTGGGGCATGTACCAGCAATCCGTGGTGCCGCAGCTGGGCGCGCAGGTGAACGTGCTGATCTTCATCGTCATCATGATCGGCGGCCTGGGCTCGACCGTGGGCTGCCTGATCGGCGCCTTGCTGGTTGGGCTGATGGCCAACTACACCGGCTTCCTCTTGCCCAAGGCCGCCCTGTTCTCGAACATCGCGCTGATGGTCGCCATCCTGTTGTGGCGGCCGCAGGGCGTGTATCCGGTCACGAACCGCTAG
- the rplF gene encoding 50S ribosomal protein L6, producing the protein MSRIAKYPVELPKGVEADIKQDQITVKGPLGSLTQALTGDVTVALDNGKLTFVAANESRHANAMSGTVRALVANMVTGVSKGFERKLTLVGVGYRASIQGDAVKLQLGFSHDVLHQLPAGIKAECPTQTEIVIKGANKQVVGQMAAEIRAYREPEPYKGKGVRYSDERVVIKETKKK; encoded by the coding sequence ATGTCACGTATCGCTAAGTATCCGGTCGAACTGCCCAAGGGTGTCGAAGCTGACATCAAGCAGGATCAGATCACCGTCAAGGGCCCGCTGGGTTCCTTGACCCAAGCCCTGACCGGCGACGTCACGGTTGCGTTGGACAACGGCAAACTCACGTTTGTCGCCGCCAACGAAAGCCGTCACGCCAACGCCATGTCGGGTACCGTGCGCGCTCTGGTGGCCAATATGGTTACCGGCGTGAGCAAGGGCTTCGAGCGCAAGCTGACCCTGGTTGGCGTGGGTTACCGCGCCTCGATCCAAGGCGATGCCGTTAAGCTGCAGCTCGGTTTCTCGCACGACGTTTTGCACCAGTTGCCGGCCGGCATCAAGGCCGAGTGCCCGACCCAGACGGAAATCGTCATCAAGGGCGCCAACAAGCAAGTCGTCGGTCAGATGGCCGCTGAAATCCGCGCGTACCGCGAACCCGAACCCTACAAGGGCAAGGGCGTGCGTTACTCGGACGAACGCGTCGTCATCAAAGAAACCAAGAAGAAATAA
- the rplX gene encoding 50S ribosomal protein L24 has translation MNNIRKGDEVIVLTGRDKKRRGTVLARVDADHVLVEGVNVVKKHVKANPMANNPGGIVEKTMPIHVSNVALFNPATGRGDRVGVQEVEGRKVRVFRSNGAVVGAKA, from the coding sequence ATGAACAATATTCGTAAAGGCGACGAAGTCATCGTCCTGACCGGCCGCGACAAGAAGCGTCGCGGTACCGTGCTGGCGCGCGTCGATGCCGACCACGTTCTGGTCGAAGGCGTCAACGTCGTCAAGAAGCACGTGAAAGCCAACCCGATGGCTAACAACCCGGGCGGGATTGTCGAAAAGACCATGCCGATTCACGTCTCGAACGTCGCGCTGTTCAACCCGGCCACCGGCCGTGGCGACCGCGTGGGCGTGCAAGAGGTCGAAGGCCGCAAGGTTCGCGTGTTCCGTTCCAATGGTGCCGTTGTCGGCGCCAAGGCGTAA
- the rpsH gene encoding 30S ribosomal protein S8, which translates to MSMSDPIADMLTRIRNAQQVDKVTVNMPSSKLKAAIAAVLKDEGYIDSFEIKGTQAKPELEITLKYYAGRPVIERIERVSRPGLRIYKGRTSIPQVMNGLGVAIVSTSRGVMTDRKARANGVGGEVLCYVA; encoded by the coding sequence ATGAGCATGAGCGATCCCATCGCCGATATGCTGACCCGCATTCGCAATGCGCAGCAAGTGGACAAAGTTACGGTGAACATGCCCTCCTCGAAGCTGAAGGCGGCCATTGCCGCTGTGCTGAAGGACGAAGGCTACATCGACAGCTTTGAAATCAAGGGCACCCAGGCCAAGCCTGAGCTCGAGATCACCCTGAAGTACTACGCTGGCCGTCCGGTCATCGAGCGCATCGAACGCGTCTCGCGCCCCGGTCTGCGTATCTACAAGGGCCGTACCAGCATTCCTCAGGTCATGAACGGCCTGGGTGTGGCTATCGTTTCGACCTCGCGCGGCGTCATGACCGACCGTAAGGCTCGCGCCAATGGCGTCGGCGGCGAAGTGCTGTGCTACGTGGCCTAA
- a CDS encoding aspartyl/asparaginyl beta-hydroxylase domain-containing protein gives MQPVDARPPSKPSFYSRVFFRFIDWLRNRIAQASLVGDRPIFDNGQFPWVAALEAQAPAIRAELADLLSERQHLPAFHEISPDVGQITSDDQWKTFVFMGYGLRSERNLARCPQTAQALQGIPGIRTAFFSILEAGKRIPLHTGPYNGVLRLHLGLVVPEPAAQCWIEVGGERYSWREGRAVVFDDLYPHQVHNDTSGLRAVLFVDFERPCRAPVKWLNRLVLMAAPFTDEIRRGKANHDAWEKGYYRQK, from the coding sequence GTGCAACCTGTCGATGCGCGTCCGCCCAGCAAGCCCAGTTTCTACTCGCGCGTCTTTTTCCGCTTCATAGATTGGTTGCGCAACCGCATCGCCCAGGCCTCGCTGGTCGGTGACCGTCCCATTTTCGACAACGGCCAGTTTCCCTGGGTCGCCGCGCTCGAGGCCCAAGCGCCCGCCATCCGCGCCGAGTTGGCCGATCTGCTCTCCGAGCGCCAGCATCTGCCTGCCTTCCATGAAATTTCCCCTGACGTCGGCCAGATCACCTCGGACGACCAATGGAAGACTTTCGTGTTCATGGGTTACGGCCTGCGCTCCGAACGCAACCTGGCGCGTTGCCCCCAGACCGCCCAGGCGCTGCAGGGGATCCCGGGCATCCGCACGGCGTTTTTCTCCATCCTGGAGGCTGGCAAGCGCATCCCCCTGCACACAGGCCCGTACAACGGCGTCCTGCGCCTGCATCTGGGGCTGGTGGTGCCGGAGCCCGCCGCCCAATGCTGGATCGAGGTCGGGGGCGAGCGCTACAGCTGGCGCGAAGGCCGGGCGGTGGTGTTCGACGACCTATATCCGCACCAGGTCCATAACGACACCTCGGGGCTGCGTGCCGTGCTTTTCGTGGACTTCGAGCGTCCCTGCCGCGCTCCTGTAAAATGGCTGAACCGCCTGGTGCTCATGGCCGCCCCGTTCACGGACGAGATCCGTCGCGGGAAGGCCAATCATGACGCCTGGGAGAAGGGCTACTACCGCCAGAAATAG
- the rpsN gene encoding 30S ribosomal protein S14, whose translation MAKLSLINRDIKRAKLADKFAAKRAELKAIIDDQSKTDEDRYQARLKLQQLPRNANPTRQRNRCVVTGRPRGVFRKFGLTRHKLREMAMKGEIPGITKASW comes from the coding sequence GTGGCTAAACTTTCCCTCATCAATCGCGACATCAAGCGCGCCAAGCTGGCTGACAAGTTCGCTGCCAAGCGCGCTGAGTTGAAGGCGATCATCGACGACCAGTCGAAGACCGACGAAGATCGTTACCAAGCTCGGCTCAAGCTGCAACAGCTGCCGCGCAATGCCAACCCGACGCGTCAACGTAACCGTTGCGTGGTCACCGGTCGTCCGCGCGGTGTGTTCCGCAAGTTCGGCCTGACGCGCCACAAACTGCGTGAAATGGCGATGAAGGGTGAAATCCCCGGCATCACCAAGGCCAGCTGGTAG
- a CDS encoding helix-turn-helix domain-containing protein — MSDTEFAISASAGADRRDEWRAALSHAFGPFEVHRGRPDSFAGHVRYVRRGSLQFNDLHYQGQKLERTVGNVSRLDQEFYTFGLPLAGPLAVQQQGREFQVEPGCVYLMNQSLPYQATAQGAAGYRSLSVSFPRSALLQRDSRVGAFYKLRVDDGSPRGALLASYMDHLFKGVDGWSDVEAAELGERLIDLIVLFLVQSGQGHASESDSSVTLAHRQRVLAYIRQHLADPALSPQQVAQGCGLSVAYLHRILRAGGLSVESFIFDQRLDKCRELLLNPQHRHRSIAELAYQVGFSHPSHFSRLFKRRFGMTPRDLRASS, encoded by the coding sequence ATGTCCGATACGGAATTCGCCATTTCGGCCAGCGCTGGCGCTGACCGGCGCGACGAATGGCGCGCGGCGCTGTCGCACGCGTTCGGTCCGTTCGAGGTACATCGCGGCCGGCCAGACAGTTTCGCCGGACATGTGCGCTATGTGCGCCGGGGCAGCCTGCAGTTCAACGACCTCCATTACCAGGGGCAGAAGCTGGAGCGCACCGTCGGCAATGTGTCGCGTCTGGACCAGGAGTTCTATACCTTCGGCCTGCCGCTGGCCGGACCACTGGCCGTGCAGCAGCAGGGCAGGGAGTTCCAGGTCGAACCCGGTTGCGTCTATCTGATGAACCAGAGCCTGCCCTACCAGGCCACGGCGCAGGGCGCGGCGGGCTACCGCAGCCTGAGCGTGTCCTTTCCGCGCAGCGCGCTATTGCAGCGCGATTCCCGCGTCGGCGCCTTCTACAAGCTGCGCGTCGATGACGGTTCGCCGCGAGGCGCCCTGCTGGCCAGCTATATGGACCACCTGTTCAAAGGGGTGGACGGCTGGTCGGACGTCGAAGCGGCGGAACTCGGCGAGCGCCTGATCGACCTGATCGTGCTGTTCCTGGTGCAATCAGGCCAAGGGCACGCATCGGAGTCGGACAGCAGCGTCACGCTGGCGCACCGGCAGCGCGTGCTGGCCTACATCCGCCAGCATCTGGCGGATCCGGCGCTGTCGCCGCAGCAGGTGGCGCAGGGCTGCGGCTTGTCGGTGGCCTATCTGCACCGTATTCTGCGCGCCGGCGGCCTGTCGGTGGAGTCCTTCATCTTCGACCAGCGGCTCGACAAGTGCCGCGAACTGTTGCTGAATCCGCAGCATCGCCACCGCAGCATCGCCGAGCTGGCCTATCAGGTGGGTTTCTCGCACCCCTCGCATTTCAGCCGCCTGTTCAAGCGCCGCTTCGGCATGACGCCGCGCGATTTGCGGGCAAGTTCCTGA
- the rplN gene encoding 50S ribosomal protein L14, giving the protein MIQMQTTLDVADNTGARHVMCIKVLGGSKRRYAGIGDIIKVSVKDAAPRGRVKKGEIYNAVVVRTAKGVRRKDGSLIRFGGNAAVLLNAKLEPIGTRIFGPVTRELRTEKFMKIVSLAPEVL; this is encoded by the coding sequence ATGATCCAAATGCAGACCACGCTGGATGTGGCCGATAACACTGGTGCGCGTCATGTCATGTGCATTAAGGTGCTCGGTGGCTCCAAGCGCCGTTATGCCGGTATCGGCGACATCATCAAGGTGAGCGTCAAAGATGCGGCTCCGCGCGGACGCGTCAAGAAAGGCGAAATTTACAATGCCGTGGTGGTTCGTACCGCCAAGGGCGTGCGCCGTAAAGACGGTTCGCTGATTCGTTTCGGTGGCAATGCCGCCGTGTTGCTCAACGCCAAGCTGGAGCCCATCGGCACCCGCATCTTCGGACCCGTTACGCGTGAACTGCGTACCGAGAAGTTCATGAAGATCGTGTCGTTGGCCCCGGAAGTGCTGTAA
- a CDS encoding alpha/beta fold hydrolase, with the protein MAPAPAPAGRHAPASRYLRCAGRELHYTEWGAADAPPVIMWHGLARTGRDFDDLAQALADDYRIICPDAIGRGLSQWSADPAAEYQLDFYATLARALVDGLSLARVRWVGTSMGGATGMHAAATTLRDRISHLVVNDIGPELPQAAIDRIVAYVGAPPAFDTVTELEAWLRVAYKPYGWQSDEQWRRMTETSVRRLPDGRITLHYDPAIVGQFNNHPADYNRWSGYDSLRMPLLLLRGADSDLLLPEVADAMTRRGPRAQRIDFPDCGHAPALNVAPQIDAIRLFLATPDHTAAARPQ; encoded by the coding sequence ATGGCACCAGCGCCCGCACCGGCCGGCCGCCACGCGCCGGCTTCGCGCTATCTGCGTTGCGCAGGCCGCGAGCTGCACTACACCGAATGGGGCGCCGCGGACGCGCCCCCCGTCATCATGTGGCATGGCCTGGCCCGCACCGGCCGCGACTTCGACGACCTGGCGCAGGCACTGGCGGACGACTACCGCATCATCTGCCCGGACGCGATCGGTCGCGGCCTGTCGCAATGGAGCGCCGACCCGGCTGCCGAGTACCAGCTGGATTTCTATGCAACGCTGGCCCGCGCCCTGGTGGACGGGCTGTCGCTGGCCCGCGTGCGCTGGGTGGGGACGTCCATGGGCGGCGCCACCGGCATGCACGCCGCCGCCACCACCTTGCGCGACCGGATCTCGCACCTGGTCGTCAATGACATCGGCCCCGAACTGCCGCAGGCCGCCATCGACCGCATCGTGGCCTACGTCGGCGCGCCGCCGGCCTTCGATACGGTCACGGAACTGGAAGCCTGGCTGCGCGTCGCCTACAAGCCCTACGGCTGGCAAAGCGACGAGCAATGGCGCCGGATGACTGAAACCTCGGTGCGCCGGCTGCCGGATGGCCGCATCACCCTGCACTACGACCCGGCCATCGTCGGCCAGTTCAATAACCATCCAGCCGACTACAACCGCTGGAGCGGCTATGACTCGCTGCGCATGCCGCTGCTGCTGCTGCGCGGCGCCGATTCGGACCTGCTGCTGCCCGAGGTCGCCGACGCCATGACCCGTCGCGGACCGCGCGCGCAGCGCATCGACTTCCCCGATTGCGGCCACGCCCCTGCCCTGAACGTGGCCCCGCAAATCGACGCCATCCGACTATTCCTTGCCACGCCGGACCATACGGCGGCTGCCCGCCCCCAATAA